One window from the genome of Corynebacterium sp. SCR221107 encodes:
- a CDS encoding antitoxin, translated as MGIMDKAKELLNSEETTDMILDKAEELAKAKLGEDKAEQIAQARQAADEKLGNEL; from the coding sequence ATGGGCATTATGGACAAGGCCAAGGAGCTGTTGAACTCCGAGGAGACCACCGACATGATCCTCGACAAGGCCGAGGAGCTGGCAAAGGCCAAGCTCGGCGAGGACAAGGCTGAGCAGATCGCACAGGCTCGCCAGGCCGCCGATGAGAAGCTCGGCAACGAATTATAA
- the lepA gene encoding translation elongation factor 4, translating to MAKNFAEKTFTDTSQIRNFCIIAHIDHGKSTLADRILQLSKVVDERDMRDQYLDNMDIERERGITIKAQNVRLPWVPSSGPFAGEEIVMQMIDTPGHVDFTYEVSRALEACEGAILLVDAAQGIEAQTLANLYLAMENDLEIIPVLNKIDLPAADPEKYSLEIANIIGCEPEDVLRVSGKTGEGVAALLDKVAELVPPPTTEYDIDAPARAMIFDSVYDTYRGVVTYIRMIDGKLTPRQKIKMMSTGAIHELLEIGIVSPTPKKCEGLGPGEVGYLITGVKDVRQSKVGDTVTWAHNGAEEPLKGYEEPKPMVYSGLFPISQADFPDLRDALEKLQLNDASLTYEPETSVALGFGFRCGFLGLLHMEITRDRLEREFDLDLISTAPSVNYRVVAEDGSEHQVHNPSDWPGGKLREVWEPVVKTTIIVPSEFVGTTMELCQSKRGQMGGMDYLSEDRVELRYTMPLGEIIFDFFDQLKSRTKGYASLNYEEAGEQEANLVKVDILLNGEPVDAFSAIVHRDSANWYGNKMTKKLKELIPRQQFEVPIQAAIGSKVIARENIRAMRKDVLAKCYGGDISRKRKLLEKQKEGKKRMKSLGSVSVPQEAFVAALSTDEK from the coding sequence ATGGCCAAGAACTTCGCGGAAAAGACCTTTACGGATACCTCCCAAATCCGTAACTTCTGCATCATTGCACACATCGACCACGGCAAGTCCACCCTGGCGGATCGCATCCTGCAGCTGTCCAAGGTCGTCGATGAACGCGACATGCGCGATCAGTACTTGGACAACATGGACATTGAGCGCGAGCGCGGTATCACCATCAAGGCTCAGAACGTGCGCCTGCCGTGGGTGCCTAGCTCCGGTCCTTTCGCAGGGGAGGAGATCGTCATGCAGATGATCGACACCCCCGGTCACGTCGACTTCACCTACGAGGTCTCCCGCGCGCTCGAGGCCTGCGAGGGTGCTATTTTGCTTGTCGACGCCGCCCAAGGCATCGAAGCACAAACCCTCGCCAACCTCTATTTGGCAATGGAAAACGATCTCGAGATCATCCCGGTGCTCAACAAGATCGACCTGCCTGCCGCCGATCCGGAGAAGTACTCGCTCGAGATCGCAAACATCATCGGCTGCGAGCCGGAAGACGTGCTGCGCGTGTCCGGCAAGACCGGCGAGGGTGTGGCCGCGTTGCTCGACAAGGTCGCCGAGCTGGTGCCGCCGCCTACCACCGAGTATGACATCGACGCACCGGCGCGCGCGATGATCTTTGACTCCGTCTACGACACCTACCGGGGCGTGGTGACCTACATCCGCATGATCGATGGCAAGCTCACCCCGCGCCAGAAGATCAAGATGATGTCCACCGGCGCCATCCATGAGCTGCTCGAGATTGGTATTGTCTCGCCGACTCCGAAGAAGTGTGAGGGGCTCGGCCCCGGCGAGGTGGGCTACCTGATCACCGGTGTGAAGGACGTGCGCCAGTCCAAGGTCGGCGACACAGTCACCTGGGCCCACAACGGCGCCGAGGAGCCGCTGAAGGGTTATGAGGAGCCCAAGCCGATGGTGTATTCGGGCCTGTTCCCGATTTCCCAGGCGGACTTCCCCGACCTGCGCGACGCCTTGGAAAAGCTTCAGCTCAACGACGCCTCCTTGACGTATGAGCCGGAGACTTCCGTGGCCTTGGGCTTCGGCTTCCGCTGCGGCTTCCTCGGCCTACTGCACATGGAGATCACCCGCGACCGCCTCGAGCGCGAGTTTGACCTCGACCTGATCTCCACCGCCCCCTCGGTCAACTATCGAGTGGTGGCAGAAGACGGCAGCGAGCACCAGGTTCACAATCCATCCGACTGGCCGGGTGGCAAGCTGCGCGAGGTCTGGGAGCCGGTTGTCAAGACCACTATCATTGTTCCCAGCGAGTTCGTGGGCACCACGATGGAGCTGTGCCAGTCCAAGCGCGGACAAATGGGCGGCATGGACTACCTGTCCGAGGATCGCGTGGAGCTGCGCTACACCATGCCACTCGGCGAAATCATCTTTGACTTCTTCGACCAGCTCAAGTCCCGCACCAAGGGTTATGCCTCCCTGAACTACGAGGAGGCCGGAGAGCAGGAGGCGAACCTGGTCAAGGTGGATATCCTGCTCAATGGCGAGCCGGTGGATGCCTTCTCGGCGATCGTCCACCGCGACTCGGCGAACTGGTATGGCAACAAGATGACCAAGAAGCTCAAAGAGCTCATCCCTCGCCAGCAGTTCGAGGTGCCGATCCAGGCGGCGATTGGCTCGAAGGTGATTGCCCGCGAGAACATTCGCGCTATGCGCAAGGACGTGCTCGCGAAGTGCTACGGCGGCGATATTTCGCGTAAGCGCAAGCTGCTGGAGAAGCAGAAGGAAGGCAAGAAGCGCATGAAGTCCTTGGGCTCGGTGTCCGTGCCGCAGGAGGCGTTTGTGGCGGCGTTGTCGACCGACGAGAAGTAG
- a CDS encoding growth inhibitor PemK yields the protein MGSNDTTKKALLGLGKLALVAKLGKTRKKKHQSPLDDGLAHLNDRLGLYESTHHRTLRQDSPACEVAAAVDCARNIFYAPDMDGQVDPGEVVWFWAPTSDVDPSPLERALVVIGRHGPDILGLLTSPNPIHQREDSWLDIGAGPWDETGRQSWVRLDKVVKLPETSIRRQGAVIPQSRFERIANRLRADYGWA from the coding sequence ATGGGCAGCAACGATACGACCAAGAAGGCCCTGCTGGGCCTTGGCAAGCTGGCCCTGGTAGCCAAGCTTGGCAAGACGCGTAAGAAAAAGCACCAAAGTCCGCTCGACGATGGCCTCGCCCATCTCAATGACCGGCTGGGGCTGTATGAGAGCACCCACCACCGCACATTGCGGCAGGATTCTCCCGCCTGCGAGGTGGCCGCAGCCGTTGATTGCGCCCGCAATATCTTCTACGCCCCGGACATGGACGGCCAAGTCGACCCCGGCGAGGTGGTGTGGTTCTGGGCCCCCACCTCGGACGTCGACCCCTCCCCACTCGAGCGCGCCCTCGTGGTCATCGGCCGCCACGGCCCCGACATCCTCGGCCTTTTGACCTCCCCTAACCCGATCCACCAGCGCGAAGACTCCTGGCTCGATATCGGCGCGGGCCCCTGGGACGAGACCGGGCGCCAATCGTGGGTGCGACTGGACAAGGTGGTCAAGCTGCCCGAGACCTCCATCCGCCGCCAGGGTGCGGTGATCCCTCAGTCCCGTTTCGAGCGCATCGCCAATCGTCTTCGGGCCGACTACGGCTGGGCTTAG
- the rpsT gene encoding 30S ribosomal protein S20, with protein sequence MANIKSQKKRILTNEKARQRNQAVRSAVRTEIRKFRAAVEAGDKAAAEAQLRVASRALDKSVSKGVFHRNNAANKKSSMAQALNKLG encoded by the coding sequence ATGGCAAACATCAAGTCCCAGAAGAAGCGCATCCTGACCAACGAGAAGGCTCGCCAGCGCAACCAGGCAGTCCGCTCCGCAGTCCGCACCGAGATCCGCAAGTTCCGCGCCGCCGTTGAGGCTGGCGACAAGGCTGCTGCTGAGGCTCAGCTCCGCGTTGCCTCCCGCGCACTGGATAAGTCCGTTTCCAAGGGCGTTTTCCACCGCAACAACGCTGCTAACAAGAAGTCCTCGATGGCTCAGGCTCTCAACAAGCTGGGCTAA
- a CDS encoding LysE family translocator: MGASALLSLAGLNLAGMATPGPDIFLITRLATRSRAHALAAVFGIATGILFWVTLTVTGAATLLTAYPAVLELIQVLGGAWIIYMGVRMLQAARAQWGKPVAGADVDPSRFLGSRLSSYRNGLTTNLANPKVIIYFSAIVAPLLPASPSFGTAAAVIAVVVASNILGFGVLSLAISTEANRRRFLSISQWIDLTAGVFFIIAGALLIFSGVA; this comes from the coding sequence GTGGGCGCTAGTGCGCTATTGTCACTGGCCGGACTCAACCTCGCAGGCATGGCCACCCCCGGTCCCGATATCTTCCTCATCACCCGCCTTGCTACCCGATCGCGCGCGCACGCGCTGGCGGCGGTGTTCGGGATTGCCACCGGCATCCTTTTTTGGGTGACCCTCACCGTCACTGGGGCGGCCACCTTGCTGACGGCCTACCCGGCGGTGCTCGAGCTCATCCAGGTCCTCGGCGGCGCCTGGATCATCTACATGGGCGTGCGCATGCTGCAGGCCGCCCGCGCCCAGTGGGGCAAGCCGGTAGCCGGTGCCGACGTGGATCCCTCCCGGTTCTTGGGTAGCAGGCTGTCGAGCTACCGCAACGGGCTGACCACCAACCTGGCCAACCCGAAGGTGATCATCTACTTCTCGGCGATCGTGGCTCCACTGCTTCCGGCCTCACCTAGCTTCGGCACGGCCGCCGCGGTCATCGCGGTAGTGGTAGCCTCCAACATCCTTGGCTTCGGAGTGTTATCGCTGGCGATTTCCACCGAGGCCAATCGCAGACGCTTTTTGTCCATCTCGCAGTGGATCGATCTCACCGCCGGCGTGTTCTTCATAATCGCCGGGGCGCTGCTCATTTTTAGCGGGGTGGCCTAA
- a CDS encoding ankyrin repeat domain-containing protein, which translates to MTSNEFPKAPLDDDEAALAARLFDLARSGDGATLGAYIDQGINVDLMNHDGNTFLMLAAYAGNTSALEALIARGADVNRLNDRGQSPLAGAIFKKEDAVVDMLLAAGADPTAGTPSAIDTARLFGQHDLVQRLEAAGGR; encoded by the coding sequence ATGACTTCGAATGAGTTTCCCAAGGCTCCACTCGACGACGATGAAGCAGCACTTGCCGCCAGGCTATTCGACCTTGCCCGAAGCGGCGATGGCGCCACCTTGGGCGCCTACATCGATCAGGGCATCAACGTCGATCTCATGAACCATGACGGCAATACCTTCCTCATGCTCGCCGCCTACGCCGGCAACACCAGCGCGCTGGAGGCGCTCATCGCCCGCGGCGCCGACGTCAACCGTCTCAACGACCGCGGCCAGTCCCCGTTGGCGGGGGCGATCTTCAAGAAGGAGGATGCGGTGGTGGACATGTTGCTTGCCGCAGGCGCGGATCCCACCGCAGGGACCCCCTCGGCTATCGACACCGCCCGCCTGTTCGGCCAGCATGACCTCGTGCAACGCTTGGAGGCCGCCGGTGGGCGCTAG